A single window of Thermus antranikianii DSM 12462 DNA harbors:
- a CDS encoding tyrosine-type recombinase/integrase, producing MGKVRVHDLRHTYGSLHLARGAPVELVAERMGHANPNITLGIYRHLLERERKGWILDPEDLTTPRAQA from the coding sequence CTGGGCAAGGTACGGGTCCACGATCTCAGGCACACCTACGGAAGCCTCCACCTGGCCCGCGGGGCCCCCGTGGAACTGGTGGCCGAGAGGATGGGCCACGCTAACCCCAACATAACCCTGGGCATCTACCGCCACCTGCTGGAACGGGAGCGCAAGGGCTGGATCCTGGACCCCGAGGACCTGACCACTCCCAGGGCCCAGGCCTAA